The bacterium (Candidatus Blackallbacteria) CG13_big_fil_rev_8_21_14_2_50_49_14 genome includes a window with the following:
- the mviN gene encoding murein biosynthesis integral membrane protein MurJ has protein sequence MSLLRAASLIAILSLVSKGVGLLRDMVFAYYCGLSVVTDAYNTAYLIPGSFALLMLGGLNGPFHSAVVSTLTRPWQDEDRETYETVLDTTLVFTFLLMGTIALLLYFAAPGIIGLWKTLSPETAQLATLQLQIMAPMFLLSGLIGISYGVLNIRQSFFTPSLSPIMASLTIILALIFFSSPNGLSLSRALAWGTLIGAVCQLLLQMIPLLRSFRPRGLRLNFRHPLFHALLRLLFPAVLSSTVGQVNLFVIYFFAGAADKGISAFQLGNRLLQLPLGILLTALLVPLLPVLSSAAQENDHFESLKTRLNQGLRPVILITLPVTLMLIFWGPFLIAFLFEKGRFTAEDTALTHQVLLFLSLSICFYAVRDLLIRVFYALQDSRVPFLTTFVSILGMFVFSALFAPGMGVAGVSLAASLSTGLNFIVLSFLLKRRIGSWFESASWKHLGRVLLGCIPLILGGWACLTGLPSLPKLWQTVGTFLALSLLSGAYLGILILLRDPEVGHVLGMITRRFRRRPTDSV, from the coding sequence ATGTCACTGCTGCGAGCAGCCAGTTTAATCGCCATACTCTCTTTGGTTTCCAAGGGTGTCGGACTTTTACGCGATATGGTTTTTGCCTATTATTGCGGCCTGAGTGTCGTCACCGACGCCTACAATACTGCCTATTTGATTCCCGGCAGCTTTGCCCTGCTGATGCTGGGAGGCCTGAATGGCCCCTTCCATTCAGCCGTGGTCTCGACCCTGACCCGCCCTTGGCAGGATGAAGATCGGGAAACCTATGAAACGGTTTTGGATACGACCTTGGTCTTTACCTTTCTCTTGATGGGCACCATAGCCCTGCTACTCTATTTTGCGGCCCCTGGCATTATCGGGCTCTGGAAAACACTTTCACCAGAAACCGCACAACTTGCGACCTTACAATTGCAGATTATGGCCCCCATGTTTCTGCTTTCAGGTCTGATTGGCATTTCTTATGGCGTCTTAAATATCCGCCAATCCTTTTTTACGCCCAGCCTCAGCCCGATCATGGCCAGTCTGACGATCATTCTGGCGCTGATCTTTTTTTCAAGCCCCAATGGCTTGAGCCTCTCACGGGCCTTGGCCTGGGGCACCTTGATTGGTGCAGTCTGCCAATTGCTGCTGCAAATGATTCCTTTGCTGCGCAGTTTTCGCCCCCGAGGCCTGCGTCTGAACTTTCGCCATCCCCTCTTTCACGCCTTGCTGCGTCTGCTCTTTCCTGCCGTGCTCAGTTCGACAGTGGGGCAGGTCAATCTCTTTGTGATTTATTTCTTTGCAGGTGCGGCAGATAAGGGCATTAGCGCCTTTCAATTGGGCAACCGCCTCTTGCAGTTGCCCCTGGGTATTCTCTTAACGGCCCTGCTGGTTCCCCTTTTGCCCGTGCTCAGCTCAGCAGCTCAGGAAAACGATCATTTTGAAAGTCTCAAAACCCGTCTGAACCAGGGCTTGCGTCCGGTTATTCTGATCACCCTTCCCGTCACTTTGATGCTGATCTTCTGGGGGCCTTTTTTAATTGCCTTTCTGTTTGAAAAAGGGCGCTTTACCGCTGAAGACACAGCACTCACCCACCAGGTATTGCTGTTTCTCTCTTTGAGTATTTGTTTTTATGCCGTACGCGATCTTTTAATTCGGGTTTTTTACGCCCTGCAAGATTCCCGCGTGCCCTTTCTCACGACCTTTGTCTCCATTCTGGGCATGTTTGTTTTCAGCGCTCTCTTCGCGCCAGGCATGGGGGTAGCAGGGGTTTCGCTGGCAGCTTCGCTTTCAACGGGCTTGAATTTTATCGTGCTCTCATTTTTGCTTAAAAGACGAATTGGCAGCTGGTTTGAAAGCGCAAGCTGGAAACATCTGGGCCGGGTGCTTTTGGGATGTATCCCCTTGATTCTCGGTGGTTGGGCCTGTCTCACGGGTTTGCCCAGCTTGCCCAAACTCTGGCAGACCGTGGGCACGTTTTTAGCGCTGAGCCTGCTCAGTGGAGCCTATCTGGGTATTTTGATCCTCTTGCGGGACCCCGAAGTGGGACATGTTTTGGGTATGATCACCCGCCGTTTCAGACGCCGTCCGACAGACTCTGTCTGA
- a CDS encoding iron ABC transporter — protein MNLLKQLALGLLGLLAVCLLVWGWNHDLPRWSEVWALLSSPRLLSETDRYILLELRLPRICLACLAGAGLAGAGLALQGLFRNPLVDPFVIGVSGGAALGAGLALILNWQFQFWGLSTVPLAAFAGALGIMVLVYRLGQVRGRVVIERLLLAGVAISALSSSILSLVLVLKGQGMEAVVYWIMGSFAGRTWEDCLALLPFLGVGILLLLRELKALNALQVGEESAAYLGIEVDQLKNRVILAATLLSAAVVSVSGVIGFVGLIVPHIGRFVCRTSNFRQIFIPTLFLGAALLVLADGLARNLLASQEIPVGIFTALLGVPFFLGLLLKQEF, from the coding sequence ATGAATCTGCTCAAACAATTGGCCCTTGGGCTTTTGGGGCTTTTGGCCGTTTGCCTCTTGGTTTGGGGCTGGAACCATGATCTGCCCCGTTGGTCTGAGGTCTGGGCCTTGCTCAGTTCCCCCCGGCTGCTCTCAGAAACCGATCGCTATATTCTGCTTGAACTGCGTTTGCCCCGTATCTGTCTGGCCTGTCTGGCAGGAGCGGGTTTGGCTGGGGCGGGTCTGGCACTTCAAGGCTTGTTTCGCAATCCCCTGGTCGATCCCTTCGTGATTGGGGTTTCAGGCGGGGCCGCTTTGGGCGCGGGACTGGCTTTGATTCTCAATTGGCAGTTTCAATTCTGGGGCTTGAGTACAGTTCCTCTTGCGGCTTTTGCCGGGGCTTTGGGAATCATGGTTTTGGTCTATCGTCTGGGCCAGGTGCGGGGCCGGGTGGTGATTGAGCGCCTGCTTCTGGCGGGGGTGGCGATCAGTGCCTTGAGTTCTTCCATTCTCTCGCTGGTGCTGGTGCTCAAAGGACAGGGCATGGAAGCTGTGGTCTATTGGATCATGGGAAGCTTTGCCGGGCGCACCTGGGAAGATTGTCTTGCTCTTTTGCCTTTCCTGGGGGTGGGAATCCTGCTTTTATTGCGTGAGCTGAAAGCGTTGAATGCGCTTCAGGTGGGGGAAGAGTCTGCCGCCTATCTGGGGATCGAAGTGGATCAACTCAAAAATCGCGTGATTCTGGCGGCCACGCTGCTCTCTGCGGCGGTGGTTTCAGTCAGCGGGGTGATTGGGTTTGTTGGTTTGATTGTTCCGCATATTGGCAGGTTTGTCTGCAGAACGTCTAATTTTCGCCAAATTTTTATTCCCACCCTGTTTCTGGGGGCCGCTTTGTTGGTGCTGGCAGATGGTCTGGCGCGTAATTTGTTGGCATCCCAGGAAATTCCAGTGGGTATTTTTACAGCACTTTTGGGGGTGCCCTTTTTTCTGGGGCTTTTGCTCAAGCAGGAGTTTTAA
- the ylqF gene encoding ribosome biogenesis GTPase YlqF, with the protein MTTEDRLIQWYPGHIAKAQRQLKEKLGMVDCVVELVDARLPISSHFPFVDELLGSKNRIIAINKSDLAPAESLAKALEYWQEKGFPAVALNIPERQGVQELRKELQRFHEALSARMKQRGRLPRKLRTLIMGLPNVGKSTLINALINKRSMKVGDKPGVTKSLQWVSIAKDLELLDSPGVIPPKLEDQHVALKLALIGSVSQHSAPPIQLAELGLKLLHEEFPGYLQKAFGQDPIYLPDVGRMRNFLQKGGEIDLDRTAISFLSDLRSGKLPLLCLENF; encoded by the coding sequence ATGACCACCGAAGATCGTCTGATTCAATGGTATCCGGGCCATATCGCCAAGGCCCAGCGCCAGCTCAAAGAAAAATTGGGCATGGTCGATTGTGTGGTGGAACTGGTAGACGCCCGTCTGCCTATCAGCAGCCATTTTCCCTTCGTTGACGAATTGCTGGGCAGCAAAAACCGGATCATCGCCATCAATAAATCGGATTTGGCCCCGGCAGAAAGTCTTGCAAAAGCCTTGGAATACTGGCAAGAAAAGGGCTTTCCGGCGGTCGCATTGAATATTCCCGAACGCCAGGGCGTACAGGAACTGCGCAAAGAACTTCAGCGTTTTCATGAAGCCCTGTCTGCCCGTATGAAACAACGGGGCCGCCTGCCCCGCAAGCTGCGCACCCTGATCATGGGGCTGCCCAATGTGGGCAAATCAACCCTGATCAATGCCCTGATCAACAAGCGCTCAATGAAAGTCGGCGACAAGCCGGGTGTCACCAAGAGTTTGCAATGGGTCAGTATTGCCAAGGATCTCGAACTGCTCGACAGCCCCGGTGTGATTCCGCCCAAACTGGAAGATCAGCATGTCGCGCTCAAACTGGCTTTGATTGGCTCTGTCAGCCAGCATTCAGCCCCGCCGATCCAATTGGCAGAACTGGGTTTGAAACTGCTGCATGAGGAGTTTCCAGGCTATCTGCAAAAAGCCTTTGGTCAAGACCCGATTTACTTACCCGATGTGGGGCGCATGCGTAATTTTCTGCAAAAGGGCGGAGAAATTGATCTGGATCGCACAGCCATTTCGTTTCTCAGCGATCTGCGCAGCGGCAAATTGCCGCTGCTCTGCCTCGAAAACTTTTAG
- a CDS encoding shikimate kinase: MSVGHALAERTGYKLFHNHMSIELALQFFDYGTPAFRRLVEHFRQEIFAEAIAAPLPGLIFTWVWAFDQPQDREYLFQLTSAFAQAGGQRYLVELEADPKLLFERNRGEFRLQHKPSKRNLDHSEAHLKEVLAQHRLNSGPEEADLFSDPYLRINNSALSPDQVAEKIQAHFQLR; encoded by the coding sequence ATGAGCGTAGGCCATGCCCTGGCAGAGCGCACGGGTTATAAGCTCTTTCACAACCACATGAGCATTGAGCTGGCTTTGCAGTTCTTTGACTACGGCACTCCGGCCTTCAGGCGCTTGGTTGAGCATTTTCGCCAAGAAATCTTTGCCGAAGCCATCGCCGCTCCCCTGCCCGGCCTGATTTTCACCTGGGTTTGGGCCTTTGACCAGCCCCAGGACAGGGAATATCTTTTTCAACTCACCTCCGCCTTTGCTCAGGCCGGTGGACAACGCTATCTGGTGGAACTGGAAGCCGATCCAAAACTTTTATTTGAGCGCAACCGGGGAGAATTTCGTCTGCAGCACAAACCCAGCAAGCGCAATCTCGACCATTCTGAAGCCCATCTGAAAGAGGTGCTGGCCCAACACCGCCTCAACAGCGGGCCTGAAGAAGCCGATCTGTTTTCGGATCCCTATCTGAGAATCAACAATTCAGCCCTGTCGCCAGATCAAGTGGCAGAGAAAATTCAGGCCCATTTTCAACTGAGGTGA